The following proteins come from a genomic window of Nicotiana tomentosiformis chromosome 12, ASM39032v3, whole genome shotgun sequence:
- the LOC104101808 gene encoding probable beta-1,4-xylosyltransferase IRX10L has product MRNLRLGFIWLLYFTFLLGIEALKFHRTEHTERISGSAGDVLEDDPVGRLKVFVYELPSKYNKKILQKDPRCLSHMFAAEIYMHRFLLSSPVRTLNPEEADWFYTPVYTTCDLTPNGLPLPFKSPRMMRSAIQLIASNWPYWNRTEGADHFFIVPHDFAACFHYQEEKAIGRGILPLLQRATLVQTFGQRNHVCLKDGSITIPPYAPPQKMQSHFIPPDIPRSIFVYFRGLFYDVGNDPEGGYYARGARAAVWENFKDNPLFDISTEHPTTYYEDMQRAIFCLCPLGWAPWSPRLVEAVIFGCIPVIIADDIVLPFADAIPWEEIGVFVDEKDVPNLDTILTSIPPEEILRKQRLLANPSMKQAMLFPQPAQPGDAFHQILNGLARKLPHDRSVYLSPGEKILNWTAGPVGDLKPW; this is encoded by the exons ATGAGGAATTTGAGATTAGGTTTTATTTGGCTTCTTTATTTTACTTTCCTTTTGGGAATTGAAGCCCTCAAATTTCATAGAACCGAGCATACTGAGAGAATCTCAG GTAGTGCTGGTGATGTCTTGGAAGATGATCCAGTTGGGAGGTTAAAAGTTTTTGTATATGAGCTTCCAAGCAAATACAACAAGAAAATTCTTCAGAAAGACCCACGATGTCTCAGCCACATGTTTGCTGCGGAGATCTATATGCATCGTTTCCTCTTATCTAGCCCTGTCCGAACCCTTAATCCTGAGGAAGCTGATTGGTTCTACACCCCTGTTTATACCACTTGTGACCTGACACCAAATGGCCTTCCTTTACCCTTCAAGTCGCCACGAATGATGAGGAGCGCAATACAACTTATTGCTTCTAACTGGCCTTATTGGAATAGGACTGAGGGTGCTGATCACTTCTTCATTGTCCCACACGATTTTGCTGCTTgttttcattatcaa GAGGAAAAAGCTATCGGGAGGGGAATTCTTCCATTGCTCCAGCGTGCAACTCTGGTTCAAACTTTTGGACAAAGAAATCATGTGTGTTTAAAGGATGGTTCAATTACAATTCCTCCCTATGCTCCTCCGCAGAAAATGCAGTCCCACTTCATCCCTCCAGATATTCCACGATCCATCTTTGTTTACTTTCGTGGATTGTTCTATGATGTAGGAAATGATCCAGAAGGTGGTTACTATGCAAG AGGTGCACGGGCAGCAGTATGGGAGAACTTTAAAGACAATCCTCTCTTTGACATTTCTACGGAACATCCAACTACCTACTACGAAGACATGCAGCGAGCCATCTTTTGCTTGTGTCCACTTGGGTGGGCTCCGTGGAGTCCAAGATTGGTTGAAGCAGTTATATTCGGTTGCATCCCTGTTATTATTGCAGATGACATTGTCTTGCCATTTGCTGATGCAATCCCCTGGGAAGAGATTGGTGTTTTTGTAGACGAGAAGGACGTCCCAAATTTGGATACTATTCTCACTTCTATTCCACCAGAGGAAATATTGAGGAAGCAGAGATTGCTTGCTAACCCTTCAATGAAGCAGGCTATGTTATTTCCACAACCTGCTCAACCAGGTGATGCTTTCCATCAAATATTGAATGGACTTGCTCGTAAACTGCCACACGATAGGAGCGTTTACTTGAGTCCTGGGGAGAAGATCTTAAACTGGACTGCTGGTCCAGTTGGCGACCTAAAACCTTGGTAA